The proteins below come from a single Vitis vinifera cultivar Pinot Noir 40024 chromosome 9, ASM3070453v1 genomic window:
- the LOC104880420 gene encoding uncharacterized protein LOC104880420 has translation MEATQCQITDAQSHLNSLIASYNRDVKVLRTSFTSSHYRTDEGQPSNCHEHVNESGAPFYTNNPQHSPVHSGGQRRSSEDDLGCTNEGVSERPNVEDGVFFANEDPLHLGPHNMLTKEETHVADYVFDESKDPSEVLCAYGGYGVTWEQLQCLVGESFIDISVISMFCRYMNAKEENPSRRHFFNPYFGEICGSMSKSTSKSTLKKRLGSYCVNLECCNQFYIPLFQFNEWVIMVINLEAKRVDLLSSYHSIQRIHFVNETFKVVGFMSQLLKNSFKRNDVNINNLHPQYADIVGDPKLCHTRMYAILYMQHWDGSGLNRTINSERMSLERLKFATHMVLDSENEIGEMVTANIWSTNNAE, from the exons ATGGAGGCAACACAATGTCAAATCACCGATGCACAAAGTCATCTTAATAGTCTTATTGCATCATACAACCGTGACGTGAAAGTGTTGAGGACTAGTTTCACCTCTTCACACTATCGCACAGATGAAGGCCAACCGTCAAATTGTCATGAACATGTTAATGAAAGTGGTGCACCATTTTATACAAATAATCCACAACATTCACCTGTTCATTCTGGTGGTCAAAGAAGATCTTCTGAAGATGACCTTGGATGTACAAATGAAGGGGTGTCAGAAAGACCCAACGTAGAAGATGGTGTGTTCTTTGCAAATGAGGATCCCCTTCACCTTGGGCCACACAATAT GTTGACGAAGGAAGAGACACATGTTGCCGACTATGTGTTTGACGAGTCAAAAGATCCTAG TGAGGTGCTTTGTGCATATGGTGGCTATGGTGTGACATGGGAACAACTTCAATGCTTAGTAGGGGAGAGCTTCATTGATATTTCG GTGATTTCCATGTTCTGCCGATACATGAATGCAAAAGAAGAGAATCCTTCTCGCAGACACTTTTTTAATCCATACTTTGGG GAAATATGTGGTTCAATGAGCAAGTCTACCTCAAAATCAACACTCAAGAAAAGATTAGGTAGCTATTGTGTTAATCTTGAATGTTGCAACCAG TTTTATATCCCCTTATTCCAATTTAATGAATGGGTCATCATGGTAATCAATTTGGAGGCTAAAAGGGTGGATCTACTTTCATCATATCATAGCATTCAACGGATTCACTTTGTTAATGAAACTTTCAAAGTAGTTGGATTTATGTCGcagttattaaaaaattcctTCAAACGGAATGATgtgaatataaataatttacatcCACAGTATGCAGATATCGTTGGCGATCCAAAATT ATGTCATACTAGGATGTATGCTATTCTCTATATGCAACATTGGGATGGAAGTGGTCTTAATAGAACCATTAATTCT GAACGCATGAGCCTTGAAAGATTGAAATTTGCAACTCATATGGTTCTTGATAGCGAAAACGAAATTGGTGAAATGGTTACAGCTAATATTTGGTCAACCAACAATGCAGAATAG